The Novipirellula caenicola genome segment TACCAACAACCACAAAGATTCTAGGTTCTTGCGGTGGAAATCGCTTCAGTCCTAGTGCATTGAAAGCAAAGTTTCTTATCATCTAGCAGCGGGCTAAGAGTGGGGCTCGTGAGCATCCGATCAACGCGACGGGCGATGTCTCCTCTCGTCGGCTCAGGATGACGAATCATCTGTACTCGCTTTTTTCGTGAACACGTAGGATCGCCCTGGTTCTTCCACAGAGCTGCGGCAATTGTCGTAATTTGCGGAAAACCGCGTGCTACCCCCCCGAGAAAGCAAGCTAGACTTGGATTGGTACCTCGGCCATGGGGGCAAAGCCCTGCTCCGGTGAATGCAGAATGTTTTAGGTAGTTTTTTTAACAGGTGTCATGGAAGCGTGTGTGATTCGCTTATCACGTCGCTCGCGGGTTCACGTGAACACGCCTCGGTAAGCAATGAGTTGAATTGAATTGAATTCTTTATGAGCAGTCCATTTAGCTCGATCAATTGGGCAGACATCTTCCGTATGGAAGTTGGGCTAGGAGTGACGATCGTCACTCGAGACGGGCGGGTGGCATATAGTAATGAGGCCGCTCGTTCGCTGTTTGGTGTCGCGTCAGCCGAACCAGGCACCTATCGCCATCTGAGCGCCCTGTTCCATCCCGAATTTGTGCGGGAACGGATGGCGTGGATCGAACAGGTCCTCAACAACGGCAAGCCGTTGCGAGCTAGGCATATCTACAACGGCCACCAGATGGTTTCCACGTTTTACCCCATCAGCGATGGGGGTGAACTGCTCAGAAGCATGGAGACGTCCAAGCCAAACAACGTGTCAAGCCAAAGTGACGCTAGTAGCCAAAGTGACGCGACGAGCCAGAGTGACGCGACGAGCCAACCCGACAGGACTGGTCAAAGTGACATCACCGGCCAAGCAAATGAAGAGCAGCCCTCCGTCGGTTCAACCGACGATCCGCAGGCGAATCCTGACGACGATCCCGGCGCCGCTCAATACGCACTGATCCTTTCGCGGCGAGCCCCGCTGGATGCGACCGAAGAGATCGAAACGGTGACAAGCCAGTACGTGGATCTCGGTTGCTTGTCGACGCTCAGTGATCGCGAACTCGAAATTTTCATCTTGCTGGGACATGGCAAGAGTGTTCCCGAGGTCGCCAAGATGCTGCACCGTAGTCCGCGTACCATCGAGCGACATAAGACCGAAATCGGACGCAAGCTTGGCTATTCAACGTTGGCCGAAATTGCTCGAGCGGTCGGGCACCTTGGCCTGACCTCGGACCACTTACAACTCGAGCGATTTCAAGCCTTGGTCGATGACGCCAAAGCGGAAGACAAACAGCAGTCTTAGACGCGGCTCAGAACGCATCAATGACTTGGTGATCGTTTCGATGGGTCAGCCGTCCTAACAAATCGGTCGAGATATCGACATCTATCACATGCACGCTGCCGTCGGCATAGACAAAATTGCATCCGCCGACATGGTAGCTGCCAAAATTGGTTTGAAAGCGGTCGGTCGGAAAGCGTGCCAGCGGATAACCGGGACCGCCACAGCGTGAAAAATTCGCCGGATGATCTCCGTTGTAAATCGCGCCATCCTCGGGCGCGATGCCTTGTCGTGACGGCCGCACGTGTTTCTCACCGACAATGATGGTGTGGCTGGTTCCATCGCTGAGACTGGCGAACCGAGTGCGGCTTTTCCACGTGACCAGCTTGGCATTGGGAGGTGCAAAGTTTCCGTCAGGCACCGTTTCCGGATCGGTTACCCCTTCGCCCATCACAAATGCTCCATTGGAATAGATCCAATTCCATACTCCCGATGGCCCATGCCCCGCCGAACAAGCATAGTCGCTGACAATCCCCGGGACATGACCGCTGGTTTCGTAGGGAGACAAAATGTCGTCACCCTGGGTGCTGTGAAGATTGGCGTCGCGACGTGAGGGACAAAAATACGGTGCAATCGCCGTCATCCTTGCCGTGTCGCTTTGGTAGTAATACTTAAGCGAATCGTCCCACTCGTCCGACAATGCAGCCTGCTCTAAGTGCGGCAGCAGCAGAAATGCCCAACTGGTGTAGTGATCGTAATTTCGACTTGGCGGCAATTCGTTGCGTTGAGCATGAAAGTTCTGGACCGCTAGCCCAATCTGCTTTAGATGATTCAGACACTGCGTTTGCCGAGCCGATTCCCGCGACGCTTGGACCGCTGGCAGTAGCAGTCCCACCAGCACGCCAATCGTGCCGATGACCACTAGCAATTCAACCAAGGTAAAGCCGAGGCGGTGGGGCGATCGACGCCAGCCACGGTGAGTTACCGAACAGTGAGTTACCGAACGGTGCGTTACCGAACAGTGAGACGCCAAGCAGTGAGGCGCCAAGCAGTGAGTTACGAAACAGTGGAAATGTGAACAGTGATCTTCCGAGGCGGAATCTCGGCTTTTCTGACGATTATCGATCATCATCTGGGTACCCCCCATGACTGGGTCGCGTTCTAAAAATGACGAGCCCATTCACGATGACACAGAATGACGGGCACTGTCATGACGCTTCCGCATCACTTCATCTTAGCAACGTAGCTAGACATGAAGGGCGGGATATCAAGAACACGGGGCTGAACATGAGGGACAC includes the following:
- a CDS encoding response regulator transcription factor, whose protein sequence is MSSPFSSINWADIFRMEVGLGVTIVTRDGRVAYSNEAARSLFGVASAEPGTYRHLSALFHPEFVRERMAWIEQVLNNGKPLRARHIYNGHQMVSTFYPISDGGELLRSMETSKPNNVSSQSDASSQSDATSQSDATSQPDRTGQSDITGQANEEQPSVGSTDDPQANPDDDPGAAQYALILSRRAPLDATEEIETVTSQYVDLGCLSTLSDRELEIFILLGHGKSVPEVAKMLHRSPRTIERHKTEIGRKLGYSTLAEIARAVGHLGLTSDHLQLERFQALVDDAKAEDKQQS
- a CDS encoding DUF1559 domain-containing protein, producing the protein MGSSFLERDPVMGGTQMMIDNRQKSRDSASEDHCSHFHCFVTHCLAPHCLASHCSVTHRSVTHCSVTHRGWRRSPHRLGFTLVELLVVIGTIGVLVGLLLPAVQASRESARQTQCLNHLKQIGLAVQNFHAQRNELPPSRNYDHYTSWAFLLLPHLEQAALSDEWDDSLKYYYQSDTARMTAIAPYFCPSRRDANLHSTQGDDILSPYETSGHVPGIVSDYACSAGHGPSGVWNWIYSNGAFVMGEGVTDPETVPDGNFAPPNAKLVTWKSRTRFASLSDGTSHTIIVGEKHVRPSRQGIAPEDGAIYNGDHPANFSRCGGPGYPLARFPTDRFQTNFGSYHVGGCNFVYADGSVHVIDVDISTDLLGRLTHRNDHQVIDAF